Proteins encoded within one genomic window of Anastrepha ludens isolate Willacy chromosome 4, idAnaLude1.1, whole genome shotgun sequence:
- the LOC128862267 gene encoding probable asparagine synthetase [glutamine-hydrolyzing], giving the protein MCGIFAIFSRDGQPLAPKVYHGSMHTAREIAYRQSGKQRHRGPDDTGVKVLPEDGVVLIHERLAVICVHTGHQPLVSESGNTLVVANGEIYNYLEQSAEIAKKRGHYKPKSDCNVIGELYEIYGEHLLEYITGMFAFVLYDKRTKNILIARDPFGIIPLYIGEDVDGNIWVASEMKCLVEFCPKLELFTPGELRVGPSNNLQRKKYFKESWIEHIPTQEVDLSILRSKFESAVRSHLQCDVPFGALLSGGVDSSLVASIATKLRRESDPNYRLKTFSVGLCNAPDFKAAKLVADYIGSDHTEIVFEIEDALDGIRDIIYHLETYDVTTVRCSLPMLILARYIKSTGIKMILSGEGADEIFGGYLYFFKAPNTEEFHKELVKRVEQINVSDCLRANKVTMAKGLELRVPFLDTSFVNYVMSIRPDNKIPGDLNCLGNQAKYRVEKHILRATFANNYLPNEVLWRQKEQFSDGVGYEWIDSIRRVATSHITDEQFATAPERFPINTPTTKEAFYYRTIFEEQFPGEAAAQTVKRWVPRLDWGCPEDPSGRAQAVHQVHH; this is encoded by the coding sequence ATGTGTGGCATATTTGCGATATTTTCAAGAGATGGCCAACCCTTGGCGCCAAAAGTTTACCACGGCAGCATGCATACTGCGCGCGAAATAGCCTACCGACAAAGTGGCAAGCAACGACACCGCGGTCCGGATGACACAGGTGTCAAGGTGCTTCCCGAGGACGGCGTAGTATTGATACATGAACGTCTAGCGGTTATATGCGTACACACTGGTCATCAACCATTAGTTTCGGAAAGCGGCAATACACTGGTGGTGGCGAATGGTGAAATTTACAACTACCTTGAACAATCAGCGGAAATAGCAAAGAAGCGTGGACATTACAAGCCCAAAAGTGATTGCAATGTGATTGGTGAATTGTATGAGATCTACGGCGAGCATCTGTTGGAGTACATCACTGGTATGTTTGCTTTTGTGCTCTACGATAAACGCACGAAAAATATACTCATCGCGCGTGATCCTTTCGGCATAATACCGTTGTATATTGGTGAGGATGTAGATGGTAATATATGGGTTGCTTCAGAGATGAAATGCCTTGTAGAGTTTTGTCCGAAACTGGAACTGTTTACACCAGGTGAACTGCGTGTGGGTCCATCAAATAACCTGCAGCGTAAGAAATATTTCAAGGAGTCATGGATCGAACATATACCCACACAAGAAGTGGACTTGTCAATACTGCGCTCTAAATTCGAGTCGGCTGTGCGCTCACATTTGCAGTGCGATGTGCCTTTTGGGGCGCTGCTTTCAGGCGGGGTCGATTCCAGCCTAGTAGCTTCGATTGCGACAAAACTACGCCGTGAAAGTGATCCAAACTATCGGTTAAAAACTTTTTCGGTAGGTCTGTGCAATGCGCCTGATTTTAAGGCGGCGAAGTTGGTTGCTGACTATATTGGCAGTGATCATACTGAAATAGTTTTCGAAATAGAAGATGCTTTAGACGGCATACGTGATATCATCTACCACTTGGAGACATATGATGTGACAACCGTGCGCTGTAGTTTACCAATGCTGATACTGGCGCGTTATATCAAAAGTACTGGCATTAAAATGATACTATCTGGAGAAGGGGCTGACGAAATATTCGGcggatatttatatttcttcaaGGCGCCAAATACTGAAGAATTCCACAAAGAGCTGGTGAAGCGTGTCGAACAAATCAACGTGTCCGACTGCCTGCGTGCCAATAAAGTGACGATGGCCAAAGGCTTGGAACTGCGTGTGCCCTTCCTCGACACATCCTTTGTAAACTATGTGATGTCAATACGCCCGGATAATAAAATACCAGGCGATCTCAACTGTTTGGGTAATCAGGCAAAGTATCGCGTTGAGAAACATATTCTACGTGCTACATTCGCCAACAATTACCTGCCGAACGAAGTGCTGTGGCGACAAAAGGAGCAATTTTCCGACGGCGTGGGCTATGAATGGATTGACAGCATACGCCGTGTGGCGACCTCACACATTACTGATGAGCAATTCGCGACAGCCCCCGAACGTTTCCCCATTAACACACCGACCACGAAAGAAGCTTTCTATTACCGTACAATTTTCGAGGAGCAATTCCCTGGCGAAGCAGCAGCGCAAACCGTGAAGCGTTGGGTGCCACGTTTGGATTGGGGTTGCCCCGAAGATCCATCTGGACGCGCACAAGCAGTTCACCAAGTACACCACTGA